Part of the Deltaproteobacteria bacterium genome is shown below.
TTTCATGTTTCGTTGTGCCCGTGCCGGGCATGGGGGTTAATTGGCCAGACCACCCGTCTCAATATTGGCCAGCTTGCCTTCCTTGAAAATAAAGAACCGATAGGAGCCATCTATAATGTACGTCAAGGTCTCGGCACGCTCTTTAACCGTTTTTGTCCTCGTGGTCACGTTTTTACTATCATCAGCCTTATTTTTGCCTGTTTTTTTCTTGCGCGTTGTTTGCAATACCCTGGTGCTCACCGAATCCTGCGATTTGGATAACGGTGGACCGCATTTCGTCAGAACCACCCCTTTTCTGTCCCCCACGGAAACCACCTCA
Proteins encoded:
- a CDS encoding DUF2845 domain-containing protein produces the protein MNIIDVLRDKRKLAVALALLIGGGPLASAAAGDLMSTICRNEVVSVGDRKGVVLTKCGPPLSKSQDSVSTRVLQTTRKKKTGKNKADDSKNVTTRTKTVKERAETLTYIIDGSYRFFIFKEGKLANIETGGLAN